A window from Anser cygnoides isolate HZ-2024a breed goose chromosome 1, Taihu_goose_T2T_genome, whole genome shotgun sequence encodes these proteins:
- the NFYB gene encoding nuclear transcription factor Y subunit beta has product MDGDSSTTDASQLGIAGDYIGGSHYVIQPHDDTEDSMNDHEDTNGSKESFREQDIYLPIANVARIMKNAIPQTGKIAKDAKECVQECVSEFISFITSEASERCHQEKRKTINGEDILFAMSTLGFDSYVEPLKLYLQKFREAMKGEKGIGGTVTTGDGLSEELTEEAFTNQLPAGLITTDGQQQNVMVYTTSYQQISGVQQIQFS; this is encoded by the exons ATGGACGGTGATAGCTCCACGACGGATGCTTCTCAGTTAGGAATTGCTGGAGATTACATTGGTGGCAGTCACTATGTGATACAGCCTCATGATG ACACAGAGGACAGCATGAATGATCATGAAGATACAAATGGGTCAAAAGAGAGTTTTAGAGAACAAGATATCTATCTTCCAATTGCAAATGTTGCAAGGATAATGAAAAACGCTATACCCCAAACAGGAAAG aTTGCTAAGGATGCAAAAGAATGTGTGCAAGAGTGTGTAAGTGAATTCATCAGCTTTATAACGTCAGAAGCAAGTGAGAGGTGTCaccaagagaaaagaaagaccaTTAATGGAGAAGATATTCTCTTTGCCATGTCTACCTTGGGATTTGATAGCTATGTTGAACCTTTGAAGTTATACCTCCAAAAATTCAGAGAG gcaatgaaaggagaaaagggaattgGGGGAACAGTTACAACTGGAGATGGTCTAAGTGAGGAGCTCACAGAGGAAGCATTTA ctaatCAGTTGCCAGCAGGCTTAATAACTACAGACGGCCAACAGCAGAATGTTATGGTCTATACAACATCATACCAACAG atcTCCGGTGTTCAACAAATTCAGTTCTCATGA